A genomic segment from Brevundimonas sp. SORGH_AS_0993 encodes:
- a CDS encoding S9 family peptidase → MFRLRRFSVGRTAAALIAPALLAGCMSVNVPESAFFYPNARVAAEKIELPTDRPMAFPTDRLNVAYAGGPVGVTRVRTGRADAPLILYCGGNLFRRSSGAGTVASELAPFGDVVTFDYPGYGETAGQADYAAFVAVGTAVADAVRDLALAEHRKVIVWGHSLGGPVCAQAASLVRADAVVLETTTPSTRAAVDAMVGWVRPLVKVNIAPNLAAIDVPAALKDYRGRVLVLEAGRDDTLPPALSRVLARDLQRQGVDVRRLVFPQAGHGDVGRQPDFQPRIAEALTGL, encoded by the coding sequence ATGTTCAGACTTCGCCGTTTCAGCGTCGGCCGCACGGCTGCGGCCCTGATCGCGCCTGCCCTTTTGGCCGGCTGCATGAGCGTGAATGTGCCGGAATCCGCCTTCTTCTATCCGAACGCGCGCGTCGCGGCCGAGAAGATCGAACTGCCGACCGACCGGCCGATGGCCTTTCCGACCGACAGGCTGAACGTCGCCTACGCCGGCGGGCCGGTCGGGGTCACGCGGGTCCGCACGGGCCGGGCCGACGCGCCCCTGATCCTCTACTGCGGCGGGAACCTGTTCCGGCGCAGCAGCGGCGCGGGAACGGTCGCGTCGGAACTGGCGCCCTTCGGCGACGTGGTGACGTTCGACTACCCTGGCTATGGCGAGACGGCGGGCCAGGCCGACTACGCCGCCTTCGTGGCGGTCGGGACCGCCGTGGCCGACGCCGTCCGGGACCTGGCCCTGGCCGAACATCGCAAGGTCATCGTCTGGGGCCACTCGCTAGGCGGCCCGGTCTGCGCCCAGGCGGCGTCGCTGGTCCGCGCCGACGCCGTCGTGCTGGAGACGACGACCCCCAGCACGCGCGCCGCCGTGGACGCCATGGTCGGCTGGGTTCGCCCGCTGGTGAAGGTCAATATCGCCCCCAACCTGGCCGCCATCGACGTGCCCGCAGCCCTCAAGGACTATCGCGGCCGCGTTCTGGTCCTGGAGGCCGGACGCGACGACACCCTGCCGCCCGCCCTTAGCCGCGTCCTGGCCCGCGATCTTCAGCGCCAGGGCGTCGACGTGCGCCGTCTGGTCTTCCCCCAGGCCGGCCATGGCGACGTGGGCCGGCAGCCCGACTTCCAGCCCCGCATCGCCGAGGCCCTGACCGGCCTTTGA
- a CDS encoding FKBP-type peptidyl-prolyl cis-trans isomerase: MIRTASAVLALVALSACAHREPVTYAETASVAARAAAQIQARAELTPQQVWDQGNAAYLEWNGARRGWTTTPSGLQYRRVGKAHPEGAQPSGSDTVKVHYRGTFIDGREFDSSYSRNEPAEFPLNRVIKGWTEGVALMRVGEIYEFVIPASLGYGSRWVGGDELPPNSTLRFSVELLGVTPG, translated from the coding sequence ATGATCCGCACCGCTTCCGCCGTCCTCGCCCTTGTCGCCCTGTCCGCCTGCGCGCACCGCGAACCCGTGACCTATGCCGAGACCGCCTCGGTCGCCGCGCGCGCCGCCGCGCAAATTCAGGCCCGGGCCGAGCTGACGCCCCAGCAGGTCTGGGACCAGGGCAACGCCGCCTATCTGGAATGGAACGGCGCGCGGCGCGGCTGGACCACCACCCCCAGCGGGCTTCAGTACCGCCGCGTCGGCAAGGCTCATCCCGAGGGCGCCCAACCCTCCGGGTCCGACACGGTCAAGGTTCACTATCGCGGCACCTTCATCGATGGGCGCGAGTTCGACAGCTCCTATTCCCGCAACGAACCGGCCGAGTTCCCCCTGAACCGCGTCATCAAGGGCTGGACCGAGGGCGTCGCCCTGATGCGCGTCGGCGAGATCTACGAGTTCGTCATTCCCGCCTCGCTGGGCTATGGCTCGCGTTGGGTCGGCGGCGACGAACTGCCGCCCAACTCGACCCTGCGGTTTTCGGTCGAACTGCTGGGCGTGACGCCGGGCTGA
- a CDS encoding M61 family metallopeptidase produces the protein MIRSRFRAAGLALLLVSAAPAALAQQASTYPPALPAPLPAIPEARDAAYPGVIDLEVDATNLAQHIFAVTETLPVAQAGPMTLFFPEWLPGNHGPVGPIAQLAGIEVAADGQRVEWVRDTLHPFAFHIVVPAGARELKIRLQHLSPTAGAQGRITMTPEMLNIQWEKMLLYPAGHWSRNIMVRPTVTLPAGWRFGTALEPDARSGDVQTFKPVNLEVLIDSPVFAGLHYRQIDLDPGGRSPVRANIVADEADSLEATDAQVQILRNLVTQMDRLYGARHFDHYDFLIAMTDKLGGIGLEHHRSSENSVDPAFFTGWDKHLSDRDLLSHEMNHSWDGKWRRPADQYAPNFNVPLQNSLLWVYEGQTQYYGQVIAARSGLLTRQQAMDSLALTAATYDARVGRRWRPLQDTTNDPIISQRQPKGWLSWQRDEDYYSEGQLIWLDVDTTIREKTGGRKSLDDFARAFYGVQDGSYTPAPYTFEDVVAALNAVVPNDWAAFLRARLDADGPNAHAPLDGLERGGWRLTYTDKPTDYMKTLYAELKRNDFTYSLGFQTSEGNKIRSVQWGGPAFKSGLAAGMEIVAVNGQAANGDRISAAVTAAKDPAVPVTLIVKTDDQYRTVVFDYHDGLRYPRLERIVGTPDRLGDILTPRTR, from the coding sequence ATGATCCGTTCCCGTTTCCGCGCCGCCGGCCTGGCGCTTCTGCTCGTCTCCGCCGCCCCCGCCGCGCTGGCCCAGCAGGCTTCGACCTATCCGCCTGCCCTGCCCGCGCCCCTGCCGGCCATCCCCGAGGCGCGGGACGCAGCCTATCCGGGCGTCATCGACCTGGAGGTGGACGCCACCAACCTGGCCCAGCACATCTTCGCCGTGACCGAAACCCTCCCGGTCGCCCAGGCAGGGCCGATGACCCTGTTCTTCCCCGAATGGCTGCCCGGAAATCATGGCCCGGTCGGCCCTATCGCCCAGTTGGCGGGAATCGAGGTCGCCGCCGACGGCCAGCGCGTGGAATGGGTGCGCGACACCCTGCACCCCTTCGCCTTCCACATCGTCGTGCCGGCGGGCGCGCGCGAGCTGAAGATCAGGCTTCAGCATCTGTCGCCGACCGCCGGCGCCCAGGGCCGCATCACCATGACGCCCGAGATGCTGAACATTCAGTGGGAGAAGATGCTGCTCTATCCGGCCGGACACTGGTCGCGGAACATCATGGTGCGTCCGACCGTGACCTTGCCCGCCGGCTGGCGGTTCGGCACGGCGCTGGAGCCTGACGCCCGGTCCGGCGACGTTCAGACCTTCAAGCCGGTGAACCTGGAGGTTCTGATCGACAGCCCCGTCTTCGCCGGTCTCCACTATCGCCAGATCGACCTGGATCCCGGCGGCCGCTCCCCGGTGCGGGCCAATATCGTCGCCGACGAGGCCGACAGCCTGGAAGCCACCGACGCCCAGGTCCAGATCCTTCGCAATCTCGTGACGCAGATGGACCGCCTCTACGGCGCGCGCCACTTCGACCACTACGACTTTCTGATCGCCATGACCGACAAGCTGGGCGGTATCGGGCTGGAGCATCACCGCAGTTCGGAAAACTCGGTCGATCCGGCCTTCTTCACCGGCTGGGACAAGCATCTGTCCGACCGCGATCTGCTCAGCCACGAGATGAATCACTCCTGGGACGGCAAATGGCGCCGCCCGGCCGACCAGTATGCGCCCAACTTCAACGTGCCCCTGCAGAACAGCCTGCTATGGGTCTATGAAGGCCAGACCCAATACTACGGCCAGGTCATCGCCGCCCGCTCGGGCCTTCTGACCCGGCAGCAGGCCATGGACTCCCTGGCCCTGACGGCGGCCACCTACGACGCGCGCGTCGGCCGGAGATGGCGCCCCCTTCAGGACACCACCAACGACCCGATCATCAGCCAGCGCCAGCCCAAGGGCTGGCTGTCGTGGCAGCGCGACGAGGACTACTATTCCGAAGGCCAACTGATCTGGCTGGATGTCGACACCACCATCCGGGAAAAGACGGGCGGTAGGAAGTCGCTGGATGACTTCGCCCGCGCCTTCTACGGCGTCCAGGACGGCAGCTATACGCCCGCCCCCTACACCTTCGAAGACGTGGTCGCGGCCCTGAACGCCGTAGTTCCCAACGACTGGGCCGCCTTCCTGCGCGCGCGGCTGGACGCCGATGGCCCGAACGCCCATGCGCCGCTGGACGGGCTGGAGCGCGGCGGCTGGCGGCTGACCTATACGGACAAGCCGACCGACTACATGAAGACCCTGTATGCGGAGCTGAAGCGTAACGACTTCACCTATTCGCTGGGCTTCCAGACCAGCGAGGGCAACAAGATCCGCAGCGTCCAATGGGGCGGCCCGGCGTTCAAATCCGGCCTGGCCGCGGGCATGGAGATCGTCGCCGTCAACGGTCAGGCCGCCAACGGCGACCGGATCTCCGCCGCCGTCACCGCCGCCAAGGACCCGGCCGTCCCCGTCACCCTGATCGTCAAGACCGACGACCAGTATCGCACCGTCGTCTTCGACTATCACGACGGCCTGCGCTACCCGCGTCTGGAGCGGATCGTCGGCACGCCCGATCGCCTGGGCGACATCCTGACCCCCCGCACGCGCTGA
- a CDS encoding M61 family metallopeptidase: MPRTRLTAACLAVLMAAAVPAAAQTFRSTPVVTDASQAPLALGRAQPAIPAPQDRPYPGVIQYRADITDRDRRIIGVTQTIPVAGPGPLTLLYPKYLPGNHAATGPIQLLAGLTVTAEGRRIEWRRDTLDPYAFHLDIPAGVTAIDVAFQQLTQPDSANWRVLMTPNLVNLQWEKAILYPAGYFSRQIQVAPSVVLPAGWQYGTALDTASRDGDVATFATTDLYTLIDSPVFAGAHYRRIDIDPSGDRVHLNILADEAKGLAATDDQLKLYENMVQQADRLFGARHFDHYEFLFALSDQLGGIGLEHHRSSENTGAPEFFTDWKKSAGDRSLLPHEFTHSWNGKFMRPADELTANHNVPTQNTLLWVYEGQTEYWGEVLSARSGLHTRDVALATLANIAAFYDEQPGRQWRSLQDTNNHNLMGYRVAGQYPSWMRGTGDYYRESLLVWLDADTLIREGTRGRKSLDDFARAFFGHDDGRWAPQGYTFDDVVNGLNAVYPYDWAGFLRTRLDAVGPDAKAPLAGLTRAGWRLTYTDTPTEAEKAVQSGWANDFQYSLGFTLSGDKLTNIRWGGPAFQQRIGAGWSLVAVNGKAASAEELRDAVTAAKETDAPIELLLKSGDRFRTVAFDYHDGLRYPRLERIEGTPDLLSDILAPRRR; encoded by the coding sequence ATGCCGCGTACCCGCCTGACCGCCGCCTGCCTCGCCGTTCTGATGGCCGCCGCCGTCCCGGCCGCCGCCCAGACCTTCCGCTCCACGCCCGTCGTCACCGACGCCAGCCAGGCGCCCCTGGCCCTGGGGCGCGCTCAGCCCGCCATCCCCGCGCCGCAGGACCGGCCCTATCCGGGTGTGATCCAGTACAGGGCCGACATCACCGACCGCGACCGCCGCATCATCGGCGTGACCCAGACCATTCCCGTCGCGGGTCCGGGACCGCTGACCCTGCTCTATCCGAAATATCTGCCGGGCAACCACGCCGCGACCGGCCCGATCCAGCTTCTGGCCGGCCTGACCGTCACCGCCGAGGGCCGGCGCATCGAATGGCGGCGCGACACCCTGGACCCTTACGCCTTCCACCTCGACATTCCGGCGGGCGTGACGGCCATCGACGTCGCCTTCCAGCAACTGACCCAGCCCGACAGCGCCAACTGGCGCGTGCTGATGACGCCGAACCTGGTCAATCTGCAGTGGGAGAAGGCCATCCTCTATCCGGCCGGCTATTTCAGCCGCCAAATCCAGGTCGCCCCTTCGGTCGTCCTGCCCGCCGGCTGGCAGTACGGCACGGCGCTTGACACCGCCTCGCGCGACGGCGACGTGGCGACCTTCGCCACGACCGACCTCTACACCCTGATCGACAGTCCCGTCTTCGCCGGCGCCCACTATCGCCGCATCGACATCGACCCCAGCGGCGACCGCGTCCACCTGAACATCCTGGCCGACGAGGCCAAGGGCCTGGCCGCCACCGACGACCAGTTGAAGCTCTACGAGAACATGGTCCAGCAGGCCGATCGCCTGTTCGGCGCCCGCCACTTCGACCATTACGAGTTCCTGTTCGCCCTCAGCGACCAGTTGGGAGGCATCGGGCTGGAGCATCATCGCAGTTCCGAAAACACGGGCGCGCCCGAATTCTTCACCGACTGGAAGAAGAGCGCCGGCGACCGCAGCCTGCTGCCGCACGAGTTCACTCACTCCTGGAACGGCAAGTTCATGCGGCCGGCGGACGAGCTGACCGCCAATCACAACGTCCCGACCCAGAACACCCTGCTGTGGGTCTACGAGGGCCAGACCGAATACTGGGGCGAGGTCCTGTCCGCCCGCTCGGGCCTGCACACGCGGGACGTGGCCCTGGCCACCCTGGCCAATATCGCCGCCTTCTACGACGAGCAGCCGGGCCGTCAGTGGCGGTCCCTGCAGGACACCAACAACCACAACCTCATGGGCTATCGCGTAGCCGGCCAGTATCCGTCGTGGATGCGCGGCACGGGCGACTATTACCGCGAAAGCCTGCTAGTCTGGCTGGACGCCGACACTCTGATCCGGGAGGGCACGCGGGGCAGGAAGTCCCTCGACGACTTCGCCCGCGCCTTCTTCGGCCACGACGACGGGCGATGGGCGCCCCAGGGCTACACCTTCGACGATGTCGTGAACGGCCTGAACGCCGTCTATCCCTACGACTGGGCCGGCTTTCTGCGGACGCGGCTGGACGCGGTCGGCCCCGACGCCAAGGCGCCCCTGGCCGGGCTGACGCGCGCGGGTTGGCGCCTGACCTACACCGACACTCCGACCGAGGCCGAAAAGGCCGTCCAGAGCGGCTGGGCCAACGACTTCCAGTATTCGCTGGGCTTCACCCTGTCGGGCGACAAGCTGACCAACATCCGCTGGGGCGGCCCGGCCTTCCAGCAGCGGATCGGCGCCGGCTGGTCCCTGGTCGCCGTCAACGGCAAGGCCGCCTCGGCCGAGGAGCTGCGCGACGCCGTCACCGCCGCCAAGGAAACCGACGCCCCCATCGAACTGCTGCTCAAGTCCGGCGACCGCTTCCGCACCGTCGCCTTCGACTATCACGACGGCCTGCGCTACCCGCGCCTGGAGCGGATCGAGGGAACGCCCGACCTCCTGTCCGACATCCTGGCCCCGCGCCGACGCTGA
- the rplJ gene encoding 50S ribosomal protein L10, with product MDRAQKAESIETLKGVFAEAGSVVVTHNLGLTVAEMEDLRGRLRKEGGAFKVVKNRLALKALEAQDGSDYHGLFKGPVGIAYAENPGTAAKVVTEFAKGNDRFKIVGGFMGETIVDQKGVEALSKLPTLDEVRAQLIGLLNAPATKIAGVLQAPAGQLARVFNAYATKEAA from the coding sequence ATGGATCGCGCTCAAAAAGCCGAGTCTATCGAGACGCTCAAGGGCGTGTTCGCCGAGGCCGGCAGCGTGGTCGTGACCCACAACCTGGGTCTGACCGTTGCGGAAATGGAAGACCTGCGTGGCCGCCTCCGCAAGGAAGGCGGCGCGTTCAAGGTGGTCAAGAACCGCCTGGCGCTCAAGGCGCTCGAAGCCCAAGACGGCAGCGACTACCACGGCCTGTTCAAGGGCCCCGTGGGCATCGCCTACGCCGAGAACCCCGGTACGGCCGCCAAGGTCGTGACCGAGTTCGCCAAGGGCAACGATCGCTTCAAGATCGTCGGCGGCTTCATGGGCGAAACCATCGTCGATCAGAAGGGTGTGGAGGCTCTGTCCAAGCTCCCGACGCTCGACGAAGTCCGCGCTCAGCTCATCGGCCTGCTCAACGCGCCCGCGACCAAGATCGCCGGCGTGCTGCAAGCGCCCGCCGGTCAGCTGGCCCGGGTGTTCAACGCCTACGCCACCAAGGAAGCCGCGTAA
- a CDS encoding DUF2059 domain-containing protein, producing the protein MTMIRKLAAALAVGVALTAAIAPVQAQEARRTDANGEPLLQVVVRPDPDRARRTELAQRLIRLSAGPNFQKDMDAMIASQIAQLETSGQNRREAEWVRANAPRMLSALVEQITTDLAPRYAAIFTADELEAQIAFYESPMGRRIAGKSILVGQASQEVLSEHLQTFVTELATKYCAQFDCEATGAAAAKPQRR; encoded by the coding sequence ATGACCATGATCCGAAAGCTCGCCGCCGCACTGGCCGTCGGGGTCGCTCTGACCGCCGCCATCGCGCCTGTGCAGGCGCAAGAGGCCCGGCGCACCGATGCGAATGGCGAACCTTTGCTGCAGGTGGTGGTCCGGCCTGATCCCGATCGGGCGCGTCGCACCGAACTGGCGCAACGGCTGATCCGTCTGTCGGCCGGGCCGAACTTCCAGAAAGACATGGACGCCATGATCGCGTCCCAGATCGCTCAGTTGGAAACCTCGGGCCAAAATCGGCGCGAGGCGGAGTGGGTGCGCGCCAATGCGCCGCGCATGTTGAGCGCCCTGGTCGAACAGATCACGACCGATCTGGCGCCCCGCTATGCGGCCATCTTCACGGCGGACGAGTTGGAGGCGCAGATCGCCTTTTACGAATCCCCAATGGGACGACGGATCGCCGGCAAGAGCATTCTGGTCGGGCAGGCTTCGCAGGAAGTCCTGAGCGAGCATCTGCAAACGTTCGTTACGGAACTGGCGACCAAATACTGCGCCCAGTTCGATTGCGAAGCAACCGGAGCCGCTGCCGCCAAACCGCAACGACGCTAG
- a CDS encoding NUDIX hydrolase, which produces MANASKRTRLSETRQVAALPWRVENGQRRILMITSRETRRWVIPKGGRMVGKSDPEAAAQEALEEAGVKGEIEARSIGVFRYAKGLKDGGLRRCVVSVYPLQVLIQLGAWPEAHQRERRWMTPREAAEAVQEPDLAALIRDFDATPVDV; this is translated from the coding sequence ATGGCCAACGCTTCGAAACGCACGCGCCTGTCGGAGACGCGACAGGTCGCGGCCCTGCCCTGGCGGGTCGAGAACGGCCAGCGCCGCATTCTGATGATCACCTCGCGCGAGACGCGACGCTGGGTCATTCCCAAGGGCGGGCGGATGGTCGGCAAGTCCGATCCCGAGGCCGCCGCCCAGGAGGCGCTGGAAGAGGCCGGGGTCAAGGGGGAGATCGAGGCGCGCTCCATCGGCGTCTTCCGCTACGCCAAGGGGCTGAAGGACGGCGGCCTGCGCCGCTGCGTCGTGTCGGTCTATCCGCTGCAGGTGCTGATCCAACTGGGCGCCTGGCCCGAGGCGCACCAGCGCGAGCGCCGCTGGATGACCCCGCGCGAGGCGGCCGAAGCGGTGCAGGAACCCGACCTGGCCGCCCTGATCCGCGACTTCGACGCCACGCCGGTGGACGTCTGA